The Proteus vulgaris genome has a segment encoding these proteins:
- a CDS encoding lipoprotein gives MLTISKFNTTILLIAGLVLTGCDNNSASETNNISNIPVQTVSGFNMTYPTVFSMSREDTENYFKMLPDNVQDVTTEMIVYKSQPICDLSEVRLVYFKMIDAMTYDVDAGAQGIIDNIAAIDGMNEILTSIKPLTISNVESRHVLFEGKYAKENVSYEGILAADLKTNRVWQLQLISNFNSQSNKQKNSQTLECTDKYIQTITINK, from the coding sequence ATGTTAACTATTTCAAAATTCAACACCACAATATTATTAATCGCAGGTTTAGTACTCACCGGATGTGATAATAATTCTGCCTCTGAAACTAATAATATAAGTAATATTCCTGTACAAACTGTTTCTGGTTTTAATATGACGTATCCCACAGTATTTTCAATGAGCAGAGAAGATACTGAAAACTATTTTAAGATGTTGCCTGATAATGTGCAGGACGTTACAACAGAAATGATAGTTTATAAATCACAACCTATTTGTGATCTATCAGAGGTTCGTCTGGTTTATTTTAAAATGATCGATGCAATGACCTATGATGTTGATGCTGGCGCACAAGGCATCATTGATAATATTGCGGCAATAGATGGCATGAATGAAATTTTAACATCAATAAAACCATTAACGATTTCAAATGTTGAAAGTCGACATGTCCTTTTTGAAGGAAAATATGCAAAAGAGAATGTGAGCTATGAAGGTATTTTAGCGGCAGATCTTAAAACGAATCGAGTATGGCAACTGCAATTAATTAGTAATTTCAATAGCCAATCGAACAAACAAAAAAACAGTCAAACTCTTGAATGTACAGACAAATATATTCAAACCATCACTATTAATAAATAA
- the ydiI gene encoding thioesterase, translating to MIWKRETTIEHLNHIGQNNMMSYLGIELTCLGDDYLEGTMPVDHRTKQPLGLLHGGASVVLAETLGSVAGYLCTEGEQKIVGLEINANHIRSAREGKVRGVCKPIHLGRSHQVWSIEIFDDENRQVCISRLTTSVIS from the coding sequence ATGATATGGAAACGTGAAACGACTATCGAGCATCTTAATCATATTGGGCAAAACAATATGATGAGCTATTTAGGTATTGAATTAACATGTCTTGGTGATGATTATCTTGAAGGTACCATGCCAGTTGATCATCGTACAAAACAACCTTTAGGGCTTTTACATGGTGGTGCTTCTGTTGTTTTAGCTGAAACACTGGGATCAGTTGCTGGGTATCTTTGTACTGAAGGCGAACAGAAAATTGTGGGTTTAGAAATTAATGCTAACCATATTCGTTCAGCCAGAGAAGGCAAGGTGAGAGGAGTATGTAAACCTATTCATTTAGGTCGTTCTCATCAAGTTTGGTCAATAGAAATATTTGATGATGAAAATCGTCAAGTATGTATTTCAAGATTAACCACATCGGTTATTTCTTAA
- a CDS encoding FAD-binding oxidase (flavoprotein): MIPRISQAPQVSELTTEFLDTLRKNGFTGDISSSYADRLTMATDNSIYQLLPQAVVFPRSTADVTIVARLVDESKFHSLSLTPRGGGTGTNGQALTDGIVVDLSRYMKRIIEINPEERWVKVEAGVIKDELNLFLKPYGFFFAPELSTSNRATLGGMINTDASGQGSMVYGKTSDHVLGVRAVLLGGELLETRAMDTALAENIAQESSAIGKVYRTVLSRCKAQRKLILEKFPKLNRFLTGYDLRHVFSDDMKRFDLTRILTGSEGTLAFITEATLDITPIPKQRSLVNVKYDSFDSALRNAPFLVKANALSVETVDSKVLNLAREDIVWHSVKELITDIPNKDMQGLNIVEFAGDDEVLIHSQVTSLCQRLDSLMKEGQGGVIGYQVCHELADINRIYAMRKKAVGLLGNAKGQAKPIPFVEDTCVPPEHLADYITEFRALLDRHQLHYGMFGHVDAGVLHVRPALDMCDPQQELLMKSISDDIVTLTAKYGGLLWGEHGKGFRAQYSPEFFGETLYHELRQIKTVFDPRNRLNPGKICPPLEVDEPMKQVDTVKRGTFDRTIPLSVRQDFKGALDCNGNGLCFNFDANSPMCPSMKISGQRIHSPKGRATLVREWLRLLTEQGVSPKQLESSFENNKSSLRSLIEKTRNTWKAKRGEYDFSHEVKAAMNGCLACKACSTQCPIKIDVPSFRSKFTELYHQRYLRPLKDHIVANVELTTPIMAKAPGFFNFFMKQPLVQSLSKHTIGMIDLPLLSSPTLKQLLAGHHALDMTLEDLECLSDKQRSHYVLVVQDPFTSYYDAKVVADFIKLIEKIGFKPVLLPFSPNGKAQHIKGFLQKFSKTAQKTSTMLNRIAKLGIPMVGVDPALVLCYRDEYREILGDKRGDFNVQLVHEWLSKLVSEPISVRDDAEKWYLFGHCTEVTALPQSMKQWQAIFQRYGQQLEFVSTGCCGMAGTYGHELNNYENSLGIYQLSWGNALKTLPTMRCLSTGYSCRSQVKRIDNIELKHPLQALLEIMP; this comes from the coding sequence ATGATCCCACGTATATCGCAAGCACCGCAAGTTAGTGAACTCACAACAGAATTTCTTGATACTCTTCGAAAAAATGGCTTCACCGGTGATATCTCCAGCAGTTATGCTGACAGACTCACTATGGCAACAGATAATAGTATTTACCAGTTATTGCCACAGGCGGTGGTTTTTCCTCGCTCAACGGCTGACGTCACTATTGTTGCTCGCCTGGTTGATGAATCCAAATTTCACTCGCTTTCTTTGACACCGAGAGGTGGAGGTACCGGAACCAATGGGCAGGCATTGACTGATGGTATCGTGGTCGATTTATCTCGTTATATGAAACGAATTATCGAGATAAACCCAGAAGAACGCTGGGTTAAAGTTGAAGCAGGTGTAATAAAAGATGAACTAAACCTTTTTTTAAAACCCTATGGTTTCTTTTTTGCACCAGAACTTTCTACTAGTAACCGTGCCACATTAGGTGGGATGATTAATACGGATGCGTCAGGGCAAGGTTCTATGGTTTACGGTAAAACCTCTGACCACGTTCTTGGCGTTAGAGCTGTATTGCTAGGAGGAGAACTCCTTGAAACACGAGCCATGGATACTGCATTAGCCGAGAACATTGCACAAGAAAGCTCTGCTATCGGTAAAGTTTATCGAACGGTTTTATCCCGTTGCAAAGCGCAACGGAAACTTATTCTTGAAAAGTTCCCTAAATTGAATCGGTTTTTAACGGGTTACGATCTGCGCCATGTTTTTAGTGATGATATGAAACGTTTTGATTTAACACGGATTTTAACGGGGTCAGAAGGTACACTGGCGTTTATTACAGAAGCAACTTTAGATATTACACCTATCCCTAAACAGCGTAGTTTAGTCAATGTAAAATATGACTCTTTTGATTCTGCATTGCGTAATGCCCCTTTTTTAGTTAAAGCCAACGCACTTTCTGTTGAAACCGTTGATTCTAAAGTATTAAATCTTGCTCGTGAAGATATTGTGTGGCACTCCGTCAAAGAATTGATCACCGATATACCTAATAAAGATATGCAAGGGCTTAATATTGTTGAATTTGCGGGTGACGATGAAGTATTGATTCATTCTCAAGTCACATCATTATGCCAACGATTAGACTCATTAATGAAAGAAGGGCAAGGGGGAGTTATTGGTTATCAAGTGTGTCATGAGTTAGCGGATATTAACCGTATTTATGCCATGCGTAAAAAGGCTGTGGGTTTATTAGGTAATGCCAAAGGACAAGCCAAACCTATTCCTTTTGTGGAAGATACCTGTGTACCACCAGAACATCTGGCTGATTATATTACAGAGTTTAGGGCATTGCTCGATAGGCACCAGCTTCATTATGGCATGTTTGGCCACGTTGATGCAGGTGTATTGCACGTAAGACCTGCACTTGATATGTGCGATCCACAACAAGAATTATTGATGAAATCTATCTCAGATGACATTGTCACGTTAACCGCTAAATATGGCGGTTTGCTTTGGGGTGAACACGGGAAAGGCTTTAGAGCGCAATACAGCCCCGAATTTTTTGGTGAAACGCTCTATCACGAACTTCGTCAAATAAAAACGGTGTTCGATCCTCGAAATAGGCTTAATCCTGGAAAAATCTGCCCTCCGTTAGAGGTCGATGAACCAATGAAACAAGTCGATACTGTTAAACGAGGCACGTTTGATCGCACTATCCCTTTATCTGTCCGTCAAGATTTTAAAGGAGCTTTAGACTGTAATGGCAATGGGCTTTGTTTTAATTTTGATGCGAATAGCCCTATGTGTCCTTCAATGAAAATTAGCGGACAACGCATTCATTCACCTAAAGGGCGAGCCACACTTGTACGAGAATGGTTACGATTATTAACCGAGCAAGGTGTTAGCCCAAAACAACTTGAATCTAGTTTTGAGAACAATAAATCTAGTTTAAGAAGTTTGATAGAGAAAACACGTAATACATGGAAAGCAAAACGCGGGGAATATGATTTTTCACATGAAGTGAAAGCAGCAATGAACGGTTGTTTGGCTTGTAAAGCGTGTTCGACTCAGTGCCCGATTAAAATTGATGTACCCTCGTTTCGTTCTAAGTTTACTGAACTTTATCACCAGCGCTATTTAAGGCCATTAAAAGATCATATTGTTGCGAATGTTGAGCTAACAACACCCATTATGGCTAAAGCGCCGGGGTTCTTTAACTTTTTTATGAAGCAACCATTGGTACAGTCATTGAGTAAACATACGATAGGCATGATTGATTTACCGTTGCTGTCATCGCCAACATTAAAACAGCTATTAGCTGGGCATCATGCTCTAGATATGACGTTAGAAGATTTAGAATGCTTATCGGATAAGCAACGGAGTCATTATGTGTTGGTGGTGCAAGATCCCTTTACCAGTTATTACGATGCAAAAGTGGTTGCAGATTTTATTAAACTAATTGAAAAGATTGGATTTAAACCTGTTTTACTGCCATTTTCCCCTAATGGTAAGGCACAACATATTAAAGGTTTTTTACAGAAATTTAGTAAAACAGCGCAAAAAACGTCAACTATGCTTAATCGGATTGCAAAACTAGGCATTCCAATGGTGGGCGTTGATCCCGCATTAGTACTTTGCTATCGCGATGAATATCGAGAAATACTGGGTGATAAGCGTGGTGATTTTAATGTTCAACTTGTTCATGAATGGTTAAGTAAATTAGTTTCTGAGCCAATATCAGTTCGTGATGATGCTGAAAAATGGTATCTTTTCGGACACTGTACAGAAGTGACAGCTCTACCACAAAGCATGAAACAGTGGCAGGCTATTTTTCAACGTTATGGGCAACAACTCGAATTTGTGAGTACGGGATGTTGTGGAATGGCGGGTACTTATGGACATGAACTGAACAATTATGAAAACTCGTTGGGTATTTACCAACTCTCATGGGGTAATGCATTAAAAACATTGCCAACAATGCGTTGTTTAAGCACCGGGTATTCATGTCGTAGCCAGGTAAAACGTATTGATAATATTGAGCTAAAACACCCATTACAAGCACTTTTGGAGATCATGCCATGA